The following proteins are co-located in the Ktedonobacteraceae bacterium genome:
- a CDS encoding tetratricopeptide repeat protein gives MQQVQGRQPKRSIRVRLIVFIIALLILIAGAIFLALQSLNSLPALIVTIFGALATIFTFLQLWPIFFQKPPGPVAAAPPVPVPQPINIHFHNPGGTASTMLPVITTEPQPVSTLPDPPAPAIARDDLTLHALPLPTDPSSIQQRQIAVDEIYSLLVAPDTAAVVLTGIGGIGKSTLASLVFNHAERERRAGRGPFQSEAILLRINDNTTFLELATNLFAATNRSMPNLANLPPQNQAFAVFNALNTTDQPRLIVLDQFESMLDQHSGRALPTQAGVGEFLDALNSQSCTSGLLLTSRPHPHGTRNDAPASLRIYPVGGLDEQEGAALLKSQGVAGTEQELYEAVRRCKGHTLSLRLLNTLLRTYGISLTTLLTNPDYERLWRDHIAQNLLNRIFAGLPEQACQLLCAFSVYREAVPIDAALPIATSITKPQALAILASLLGQHLIEPQSMNGSYRLHPIVATYAYDHFVENDEAANREAQQVAHAKAAQYYLPVATIRCPEPDKRKKISDVEPLIEAVWQFCQAGQFQEAYDLLERDGLADSLSLWSANTTLLELYRLFLSENRQYTPQQKDLIFNNLGYIYDSLGQKRQALEYYKKSLDISREVGDRGGEGISLNNVGGVYDNLGQKQQALEYYKQSLDIRREVGDRRGEGTTLNSLGRMYDNLGQKQQALEYYKQSLDIRREVGDRRGEGITLNNLGTVYNDLGQKEQALEYYEQALTTSQEVGDRAAEGTTFNNLGLLYNNLGQKQEALRYYEQALRIFGEVGDRGGEGTILNNLGLLYESLGQKQQALQYFRQVLAISQEVGDRAAEGTALNNIGGVYNALGQKQQALEYCKQALVIGQEVGSPFGEGVSLNNIGAIFNERGDDEPALACFLLARTLFERVQSPSDIDSVERWIEDLRKRLGEDRFATLLAQVEPRAEQIVQDALRSSEYL, from the coding sequence ATGCAGCAGGTTCAGGGACGGCAGCCGAAACGATCAATTCGCGTGCGCCTGATCGTATTTATAATCGCGCTACTCATACTCATCGCCGGCGCGATCTTCCTGGCTTTGCAGAGCCTCAACTCCCTCCCTGCCCTTATCGTAACAATTTTCGGCGCGTTGGCAACCATATTTACCTTCCTGCAATTGTGGCCCATTTTCTTCCAAAAACCACCTGGACCGGTTGCAGCCGCACCGCCCGTTCCCGTACCCCAGCCTATCAACATCCACTTTCACAATCCAGGTGGTACAGCATCTACAATGTTGCCGGTTATTACAACGGAGCCTCAACCGGTTAGCACCTTACCTGATCCACCTGCCCCAGCTATTGCTCGCGATGATCTTACCCTGCACGCTCTACCTTTGCCCACAGACCCATCCAGCATCCAGCAGCGCCAGATAGCCGTTGATGAAATCTACTCATTGCTAGTTGCTCCCGATACCGCCGCCGTTGTACTTACTGGCATCGGTGGCATCGGCAAATCCACGCTAGCATCGTTAGTATTCAACCACGCGGAACGCGAGCGGCGCGCAGGCAGAGGACCTTTTCAAAGCGAAGCCATATTATTGCGCATCAATGACAATACCACCTTCCTCGAACTTGCTACCAACCTCTTTGCCGCCACGAATAGATCTATGCCCAATTTGGCAAACCTGCCACCACAGAATCAGGCCTTCGCCGTCTTCAATGCCCTGAATACGACAGACCAGCCGCGCCTGATCGTCCTGGATCAGTTCGAGAGCATGCTTGACCAGCACAGCGGACGCGCCCTCCCGACTCAAGCCGGTGTGGGTGAATTCCTTGATGCTCTTAATAGCCAGTCCTGCACCAGCGGCCTACTGCTCACCAGCCGACCGCACCCCCACGGCACGCGCAACGATGCACCTGCCTCACTGCGCATCTATCCTGTTGGCGGCCTTGATGAACAGGAAGGTGCTGCCTTGCTCAAGAGCCAGGGCGTTGCAGGCACCGAGCAGGAATTGTATGAAGCCGTGAGGCGCTGCAAAGGCCATACCCTCTCGCTCCGACTGCTCAACACCCTTTTGCGAACATACGGCATCAGCCTGACAACCCTGCTTACCAACCCTGATTATGAGCGTCTCTGGAGAGACCACATCGCGCAAAACCTGCTTAACCGCATTTTCGCCGGCCTGCCAGAACAAGCCTGTCAATTGTTATGCGCCTTTTCCGTCTATCGTGAAGCCGTGCCTATCGATGCAGCATTGCCAATCGCTACTAGCATAACAAAACCCCAGGCGCTGGCAATCCTTGCCAGCCTGTTGGGTCAGCACCTCATCGAGCCTCAATCCATGAATGGTTCTTACAGGCTTCATCCTATTGTCGCCACCTACGCCTATGACCATTTTGTCGAAAACGATGAGGCAGCGAACAGAGAAGCTCAGCAAGTGGCCCACGCGAAAGCCGCCCAATACTATCTGCCGGTAGCCACCATACGCTGTCCCGAACCCGACAAACGAAAAAAGATCAGCGATGTGGAACCGCTGATCGAGGCGGTCTGGCAATTCTGCCAGGCTGGACAGTTTCAAGAGGCGTATGATCTCCTGGAGCGGGATGGCCTTGCTGATAGTTTGAGTCTTTGGAGTGCAAATACCACCTTGCTTGAGTTGTATCGGCTTTTCTTATCTGAAAACAGGCAATATACACCACAGCAAAAGGATCTTATTTTCAACAATTTGGGCTACATTTATGATTCCTTAGGGCAGAAGCGGCAGGCGTTAGAGTACTATAAGAAGTCTCTGGATATCAGCCGAGAAGTGGGAGACCGTGGGGGAGAGGGAATCTCACTCAACAACGTAGGCGGCGTATACGATAACTTAGGGCAGAAACAGCAGGCGTTAGAGTACTATAAGCAATCTCTGGACATCAGGCGGGAAGTAGGAGATCGTAGAGGAGAGGGAACCACACTCAATAGCCTGGGTCGCATGTACGATAACTTAGGACAGAAACAGCAGGCGTTAGAGTACTATAAGCAATCTCTGGACATCAGGCGGGAAGTAGGAGATCGCAGAGGAGAGGGTATCACTCTCAACAATCTGGGCACTGTGTACAATGATTTAGGACAGAAGGAGCAGGCCTTGGAGTACTACGAACAGGCATTGACCACCAGCCAAGAAGTAGGAGATCGCGCAGCAGAAGGAACCACATTCAATAACCTGGGTTTACTGTACAATAATTTAGGGCAGAAGCAAGAGGCGTTGCGCTACTACGAGCAGGCCTTACGCATCTTTGGGGAAGTGGGAGATCGCGGGGGAGAAGGGACAATACTCAACAACCTGGGTCTCCTGTACGAAAGTTTAGGGCAGAAGCAGCAGGCGCTCCAGTATTTCCGGCAAGTATTGGCCATCAGCCAAGAAGTAGGAGATCGCGCAGCAGAAGGAACCGCGCTAAACAACATAGGCGGCGTGTACAATGCATTAGGGCAAAAGCAGCAAGCGTTGGAGTATTGCAAACAGGCATTGGTCATTGGGCAGGAAGTGGGATCTCCATTTGGTGAGGGAGTAAGTCTTAATAATATTGGGGCAATCTTTAATGAACGAGGTGATGACGAACCTGCTCTTGCTTGCTTCCTGCTTGCCAGAACCCTCTTCGAACGAGTGCAAAGCCCATCAGATATTGATTCTGTAGAACGGTGGATAGAAGATTTGCGAAAGCGCCTGGGAGAAGATCGATTCGCAACTCTGCTGGCACAAGTTGAGCCGAGGGCTGAGCAGATTGTGCAGGATGCGCTGCGTTCGTCTGAATACCTCTAG
- a CDS encoding FAD-dependent oxidoreductase — MDFQQRILIVGAGIIGLSTAYALLSQGMRHVTVLEQEAVDHPRCSSHGFSRLLRFEYGLDAFYSEMVGLSLQRWKTLQAKAERTLYTPAGLLSMGTVADNCTYPSYVILRAMGLPTELLSETQCRRRFPQFSTRGHDIFTYNREAGILHASTCLRTLKELVLDLGGEVRECCRVNQLWSEGEYRPVRLKLDSGDELAADRVVLATGGWVHRLLPHLRLPVRITRQYLLFFSIEPLPLYSAGTFPAFIVDDLYGFPIHEGCNGWIKASSHNFGKTVHPDEISPPDEQVIAQITDKLCKLLPDLRHARLACVDSCMYDVTPDENFILDRVPGEPRIIFATGMSGHAFKFGILLGELLASMVRDREPEVPLEKFRLGRFASRERASFVEAIAAGA; from the coding sequence ATGGATTTTCAGCAACGCATACTGATTGTGGGAGCGGGAATTATCGGCCTTTCGACGGCATATGCCCTCTTATCCCAGGGGATGCGGCATGTTACCGTGCTGGAACAGGAGGCCGTCGATCATCCGCGATGCAGTTCGCACGGGTTCTCGCGGCTGCTGCGCTTTGAGTATGGCCTGGACGCCTTTTATTCGGAGATGGTGGGCCTGAGTTTGCAAAGATGGAAAACGCTGCAGGCGAAGGCGGAGCGCACGTTGTATACGCCGGCGGGTTTGCTTTCGATGGGAACTGTAGCCGATAATTGCACATACCCCAGCTATGTTATCCTGCGAGCAATGGGATTGCCAACCGAGCTTCTTTCCGAGACTCAATGCCGGCGGCGCTTCCCACAATTCTCAACGCGAGGTCACGATATATTTACCTACAACCGCGAGGCGGGTATCCTGCACGCCTCAACATGTTTGCGCACATTGAAAGAGCTGGTTCTTGATCTAGGAGGAGAAGTCCGCGAATGCTGCCGCGTCAATCAACTGTGGAGCGAGGGAGAATATCGACCTGTTCGTCTCAAACTCGATTCGGGAGATGAACTGGCGGCGGATCGCGTTGTGCTGGCAACGGGCGGCTGGGTGCATAGGTTACTGCCACACCTGCGCCTTCCTGTACGAATAACGCGCCAGTACCTGCTCTTTTTTTCCATTGAACCATTACCGCTCTATAGCGCAGGTACATTCCCGGCCTTCATCGTCGACGACCTCTATGGATTCCCAATTCACGAGGGCTGCAACGGCTGGATCAAAGCATCTTCGCACAATTTTGGCAAAACCGTGCATCCAGACGAAATCTCGCCGCCGGATGAGCAGGTGATTGCTCAGATCACCGATAAGTTGTGCAAACTGCTGCCCGATCTGCGACACGCCAGGCTCGCATGCGTCGATTCGTGCATGTACGATGTGACGCCCGACGAGAACTTCATCCTTGATCGCGTGCCTGGAGAGCCGCGCATCATCTTCGCCACCGGCATGTCGGGCCACGCCTTCAAGTTCGGCATCCTGCTCGGCGAACTGCTTGCCAGCATGGTACGCGACAGGGAGCCGGAGGTGCCGTTGGAGAAGTTCCGGTTGGGACGGTTCGCGTCGCGAGAAAGGGCTTCCTTCGTTGAGGCAATTGCGGCTGGGGCGTAG
- a CDS encoding radical SAM protein has protein sequence MTIPYLIYCTPDGEVREEPRLRALAFGDQPLEASDLIPLPDGVTLSMMPDRLAVGLKRSGERQIVAQSRGWAAAALLPIGYTRTLLPAYEKVPDTAPLPFFGYSAVAGMHGRLYVAAMRTDDPRKWHPRAFNKRALTRLVAEKRAAHPHNRIIEQHAHCALDYSCPTASNLFFGRWEMAIAVSPGCNARCIGCISKQEEEDLISPQDRLTFIPGVEEIVEVAVPHLEQAEDAIVSFGQGCEGEPLLQWRRIEQAIRAMRAKTAKGVININTNASNPRWLQRLYDAGLDTIRASTISGHPETYNAYYRPLGYTFEDVKESLKRARDAGVYSSINLLCFPGMIDREREVEALLAFVKETGLRLIQLRNLNIDPEVLLPRMPPLDSMGKALGMRALIEILRREAPEVEIGNFTRPVKRNLIAQR, from the coding sequence ATGACTATTCCATATCTCATCTATTGTACTCCTGATGGAGAGGTACGCGAGGAGCCGCGCCTGCGTGCTCTTGCTTTCGGCGATCAACCCCTGGAGGCGAGCGATCTCATTCCTTTGCCAGACGGCGTGACGCTCTCGATGATGCCCGACCGCCTGGCCGTTGGCTTGAAGCGCTCGGGCGAGCGTCAAATTGTCGCGCAATCGCGCGGCTGGGCTGCCGCTGCCCTGCTGCCCATTGGCTACACGCGCACCCTCTTGCCGGCATACGAAAAAGTGCCAGATACCGCTCCCCTGCCTTTCTTTGGCTACAGCGCCGTCGCCGGAATGCATGGCCGGTTGTACGTAGCAGCCATGCGCACCGATGATCCGCGCAAATGGCATCCGCGCGCTTTCAACAAACGTGCGTTGACGCGCCTGGTGGCCGAGAAGAGGGCCGCTCATCCCCATAATCGGATCATCGAGCAGCATGCCCATTGCGCCCTCGACTACTCCTGTCCCACCGCCAGCAACCTGTTCTTTGGGCGTTGGGAAATGGCCATCGCCGTCTCACCCGGCTGCAATGCCCGCTGCATCGGCTGCATCTCCAAACAGGAAGAGGAAGACCTGATTTCACCGCAGGACCGCCTGACCTTTATTCCTGGCGTTGAAGAGATCGTAGAGGTAGCCGTGCCGCACCTGGAGCAGGCGGAAGATGCCATCGTCAGCTTCGGTCAGGGTTGCGAGGGCGAGCCGTTATTGCAGTGGCGGCGTATCGAGCAGGCCATTCGTGCCATGCGCGCCAAAACCGCTAAGGGCGTAATTAATATCAATACCAATGCCAGCAATCCGCGCTGGCTGCAGCGCCTCTACGACGCGGGCCTTGATACCATCCGCGCCAGCACCATCTCCGGTCATCCCGAAACCTACAACGCCTATTATCGCCCCTTGGGATACACGTTCGAGGATGTAAAAGAATCTTTGAAACGCGCGCGCGACGCTGGCGTATATAGTTCCATTAACCTGCTGTGCTTCCCCGGCATGATCGACCGCGAGCGCGAGGTAGAGGCACTGCTCGCATTTGTGAAGGAGACCGGCTTGCGGCTGATCCAGCTGCGCAACCTCAATATCGACCCCGAAGTGCTGCTGCCTCGCATGCCTCCCCTCGACTCGATGGGCAAGGCGCTGGGAATGCGCGCTCTGATAGAGATTCTTCGCCGCGAAGCTCCCGAAGTTGAGATAGGAAATTTTACCCGGCCCGTGAAGAGAAATTTGATTGCACAGCGATGA
- a CDS encoding DUF1186 domain-containing protein: MATTYTSPVDKLLTYGSLEDETSTEWPDYLALGLGPEDIPELIRMATDSSLMTEDTPVEEFFAPVHAFRALGQLHAEAAAEPLLTLFDKIDDNDWILEELPKTYGMIGPGAIPALTRHLSDQSKELYSRSSASNGLVEIAQMHPEARPEVISAISKQLELFDEEDPELNALLISDLAQLKAVETLPLIERAYNADAVEEGFIGLDDVLVDFGLKEREPWPEVSLAKVPTLRDTISSALEHKGDENGAAESVTEPITAPARAHASHKSKASQKNKSKMAKQSRKKNRRKK, translated from the coding sequence ATGGCTACAACGTACACATCACCGGTTGATAAACTACTCACATACGGGTCATTAGAAGACGAGACATCGACAGAATGGCCCGATTATCTCGCGCTTGGTCTAGGACCAGAAGATATCCCGGAACTCATCCGCATGGCGACCGATTCATCGTTAATGACAGAAGATACGCCTGTCGAAGAATTCTTTGCTCCCGTCCATGCATTTCGCGCGCTAGGACAGTTACATGCCGAAGCAGCCGCCGAACCGCTGCTGACCCTGTTTGACAAAATTGATGATAACGACTGGATTCTAGAAGAATTGCCTAAAACTTACGGGATGATTGGCCCTGGCGCAATTCCTGCTCTCACAAGACATCTTAGCGATCAATCCAAAGAACTCTACTCGCGCAGTTCAGCTTCAAACGGATTGGTAGAGATCGCCCAAATGCATCCAGAGGCGCGTCCAGAAGTGATATCGGCGATCTCCAAGCAGCTTGAACTGTTTGACGAGGAAGACCCTGAACTCAACGCACTCCTCATCAGCGATCTTGCACAGCTGAAAGCCGTAGAAACGCTTCCCCTCATCGAACGCGCATATAATGCGGATGCGGTCGAAGAAGGTTTCATAGGCCTGGATGATGTGCTGGTAGATTTTGGCCTGAAAGAACGCGAACCGTGGCCAGAAGTGTCTTTGGCTAAAGTGCCCACTCTGAGAGATACTATTTCGTCTGCTCTGGAACACAAAGGTGACGAGAACGGGGCCGCGGAGAGTGTTACTGAACCTATTACGGCACCGGCCAGGGCGCATGCATCGCATAAAAGCAAGGCCAGTCAGAAGAATAAAAGCAAGATGGCCAAACAATCACGCAAGAAAAATAGAAGGAAGAAATAA
- the rfaE1 gene encoding D-glycero-beta-D-manno-heptose-7-phosphate kinase, which yields MRVDELMEAVTGRSILVVGDVMLDEYLWGNVHRMSPEAPVPVVAVERQSHALGGAGNVAANLAALGSRVSLVGVVGTDAQAAQIAEILALMPNITPYLYPCQDRPTTIKTRIIAEGKQLLRADREERRPIPAGAEEHILDYIQEQLPGLHACVLSDYAKGTLTEKLIRSVIKLCKQAGIPVIVDPKGHRYARYQGATVVTPNLAEAHLAVEMEEEQLTLEEVADRLLGEIRDGALLITQGARGMSLFRRDSPVLHIPAEARIIYDVTGAGDTVVAVLALSLALHMDLETAARLANYAAGIVVGKVGTASVSLEELWAGFEGLSN from the coding sequence ATGCGTGTTGATGAGTTAATGGAGGCGGTTACTGGTCGTAGTATTCTGGTTGTTGGCGACGTTATGTTGGACGAATATTTATGGGGCAATGTCCATCGCATGTCGCCGGAGGCTCCGGTACCCGTTGTCGCGGTCGAACGTCAAAGCCATGCCCTGGGAGGCGCGGGTAATGTGGCAGCTAACCTGGCTGCCCTGGGCAGCAGGGTATCGCTGGTGGGAGTCGTGGGGACAGATGCTCAGGCGGCGCAGATCGCTGAAATACTTGCGCTGATGCCCAATATCACTCCTTATCTCTATCCATGCCAGGATCGACCGACGACCATCAAGACACGCATCATCGCCGAGGGTAAGCAACTCTTGCGCGCCGACCGCGAGGAGAGGCGGCCCATACCTGCCGGGGCCGAGGAACATATTCTTGACTACATACAGGAACAGCTGCCCGGCCTGCATGCCTGCGTGCTTTCGGACTATGCCAAGGGCACGCTGACCGAAAAGTTGATTCGCTCGGTCATCAAGCTGTGCAAGCAGGCCGGGATTCCTGTAATTGTCGATCCCAAGGGTCACCGCTACGCGCGCTATCAAGGAGCTACAGTGGTTACACCGAACCTGGCGGAAGCGCACTTAGCGGTAGAAATGGAAGAAGAACAACTCACCCTGGAGGAAGTGGCAGATCGCTTACTGGGAGAAATTCGCGATGGCGCCCTGCTGATCACGCAAGGAGCCAGGGGCATGTCGCTCTTCCGGCGCGATAGTCCTGTCCTGCATATACCTGCCGAGGCGCGTATCATCTACGATGTGACCGGCGCGGGCGATACGGTCGTCGCCGTCCTTGCTTTATCGCTCGCCCTGCACATGGATCTGGAGACCGCCGCGAGACTGGCTAATTATGCCGCGGGCATTGTGGTCGGCAAGGTGGGCACAGCTTCCGTAAGCCTGGAGGAACTTTGGGCAGGATTTGAAGGACTCAGTAATTAG
- a CDS encoding glycosyltransferase family 9 protein, producing MRNKFQPVALPENARILVVKLATIGDLLLATPALRALRETYPRATIDLLVTPSSAGLLDDWDVIDHVIVLDKYLYDYGWQIVKNPRDLLRLRPLWEQLRAGHYDAVLLLHHLTLPFGRLKHQLLMRATGAKWRVGLDNGHGWFLNVRVKDNGFGAMHEADYNLAVAKAVGATISDKRLVVPLGESEYEQAWKLVYGDEAPGSVPRPIIAMHAGSGGYSTARRWAPEKFAQLADTLFHDTGGQLLLMGGPEEAELNERIMGMMRSGMPVRNFAGKGSIKVAAAILGQADLFVGNDAGLMHLATAMCTPTVAIFGLSNWKAWGPYVADGSKQQAVVVRLDLPCMPCFYRGHDLGTPEGCMTRDCLAMLGVDPVAVAARRLLRDAASKTEGSKTS from the coding sequence ATGCGAAACAAATTCCAACCGGTTGCGCTTCCAGAAAATGCGCGTATTCTCGTGGTGAAACTGGCAACGATCGGTGATCTGTTGCTGGCTACACCCGCGTTGCGCGCGCTGCGTGAAACCTATCCGCGCGCGACCATCGATCTGCTGGTGACGCCGAGTTCCGCTGGACTGCTCGATGACTGGGATGTAATCGATCATGTAATCGTACTCGACAAGTACCTCTATGACTATGGCTGGCAGATAGTGAAGAACCCACGCGATCTGCTGCGCCTGCGGCCACTATGGGAGCAATTGCGCGCGGGTCATTACGATGCTGTTCTCCTGCTCCACCACCTTACACTGCCTTTCGGACGCCTGAAGCATCAACTGCTGATGCGGGCAACGGGAGCAAAATGGCGCGTGGGACTGGATAACGGGCACGGCTGGTTTCTCAATGTGCGCGTCAAGGACAACGGCTTTGGAGCGATGCACGAGGCTGATTACAATCTCGCGGTGGCAAAGGCCGTGGGCGCAACCATCAGCGATAAACGGCTGGTGGTGCCACTCGGCGAGTCTGAATACGAGCAGGCATGGAAACTCGTGTATGGAGATGAGGCACCTGGTAGCGTGCCGCGCCCGATCATCGCCATGCACGCGGGCAGCGGTGGCTACAGCACGGCGCGTCGCTGGGCGCCGGAGAAATTCGCGCAACTGGCCGATACGCTCTTTCACGATACCGGTGGGCAGTTGCTTTTGATGGGCGGGCCAGAGGAAGCCGAGTTGAATGAGCGCATTATGGGTATGATGCGTTCAGGCATGCCGGTGCGCAATTTCGCGGGGAAGGGGAGTATCAAGGTCGCGGCGGCGATATTAGGGCAGGCCGATCTTTTTGTGGGCAACGACGCGGGCCTGATGCACCTGGCCACGGCTATGTGTACACCTACCGTGGCTATCTTCGGCCTTTCGAACTGGAAGGCATGGGGACCATATGTAGCCGACGGGTCAAAACAACAGGCGGTAGTCGTGAGGCTGGACCTGCCGTGCATGCCCTGTTTCTATCGCGGCCATGATCTTGGCACGCCGGAGGGCTGTATGACGCGCGACTGCCTGGCAATGCTGGGCGTTGATCCGGTGGCAGTCGCGGCCCGCCGTTTGTTGAGGGATGCGGCGAGTAAAACCGAGGGAAGCAAGACATCATGA
- the waaF gene encoding lipopolysaccharide heptosyltransferase II: MSSKEQVDLDTYGYPFPPDSRRKLRKNSIKTARSLLVKCIYLALSLAGSMLWLGRLGKRQPPLAPATFHPRRILVIRLDLIGDLVLTLPLVQALKRAYPDAEIDLLATPASARVALHDPNLSQIITYDPNIWRRPQALARLKNWREARNLLRRLRSRHYDLAISVYGQWAAVLAALSGSSRRAGYRQEGYPGFMTDPVPRGIPARRQQYEPLDQKHEVDYCLELARVAGVALTPEDRIPHLYVDEQSRQEVVQMLHVAGVSPGEPVVVCHVGSNNGQSKRWPIPYWATLIDRLVRENHAQVVLTGAPGDLPIIESVLRRARERAINLAGKTSLPQLTALLQRADLVISGDSGPMHMAEAVDAPLIAFFGPTNPSRYGPVSPGATTLRSHIWCSPCYNAKDPADCPFYTTQCMKNILPSTVLAMAREKIQAGKRQYSENLVAGQEKGPLACHAERKMPKP; encoded by the coding sequence ATGTCATCAAAAGAGCAAGTAGACCTGGATACTTATGGCTACCCGTTTCCGCCGGATTCGCGGCGAAAATTGCGGAAGAATAGCATCAAGACGGCCAGAAGCCTGCTGGTTAAATGCATCTACCTGGCGTTGAGCCTTGCCGGGAGCATGTTATGGCTGGGAAGGCTGGGCAAGCGACAACCACCGCTGGCACCCGCAACGTTTCATCCCAGGCGTATCCTGGTGATACGGCTCGATCTGATCGGCGACCTTGTCCTCACGCTGCCGCTGGTGCAGGCGTTGAAGCGCGCGTATCCAGATGCAGAAATTGATCTGCTCGCCACGCCTGCCAGCGCCAGAGTAGCCCTGCACGATCCCAACCTGAGCCAGATCATCACCTACGACCCCAACATCTGGCGTCGTCCCCAGGCCCTGGCGCGGTTGAAAAACTGGCGCGAGGCGCGTAACCTCTTGCGCCGCCTGCGCTCGCGCCATTACGACCTGGCCATCAGCGTCTACGGGCAATGGGCGGCAGTACTGGCCGCGCTGAGCGGGTCAAGTCGCCGCGCTGGTTACCGGCAGGAGGGCTATCCGGGTTTTATGACCGATCCCGTGCCGCGAGGCATTCCTGCGCGCCGGCAGCAGTATGAACCACTTGATCAGAAGCACGAAGTCGATTACTGCCTCGAACTGGCCAGAGTAGCCGGGGTAGCGCTCACTCCTGAAGACCGCATCCCTCATCTTTATGTGGATGAACAGTCGCGGCAGGAGGTCGTGCAAATGCTGCATGTTGCCGGTGTTTCGCCGGGCGAGCCGGTAGTTGTTTGCCACGTGGGTTCGAATAACGGGCAGTCCAAACGCTGGCCCATTCCGTATTGGGCAACATTGATTGATCGCCTGGTACGCGAGAATCACGCGCAGGTTGTGCTGACAGGCGCTCCCGGCGATCTCCCCATCATCGAGAGCGTTTTGCGGCGCGCGCGGGAGCGAGCTATCAATCTCGCGGGTAAAACCAGCCTGCCTCAACTTACGGCGCTTTTGCAGAGGGCGGACCTCGTTATCAGTGGCGACAGCGGCCCCATGCATATGGCAGAAGCAGTGGATGCGCCGCTCATCGCCTTTTTTGGGCCAACGAATCCGTCGCGGTATGGGCCAGTCAGTCCTGGCGCAACGACCTTACGCAGCCATATCTGGTGCAGTCCATGTTATAATGCAAAAGACCCTGCCGATTGCCCGTTCTATACGACGCAATGCATGAAAAATATCTTACCATCGACGGTGCTTGCTATGGCACGGGAAAAGATCCAGGCAGGAAAACGGCAATATTCAGAAAACCTGGTAGCAGGGCAAGAAAAAGGCCCTCTCGCATGTCATGCTGAGCGAAAAATGCCGAAGCCCTGA